One window of Legionella pneumophila subsp. pneumophila str. Philadelphia 1 genomic DNA carries:
- a CDS encoding F0F1 ATP synthase subunit delta — translation MELSWTTFSLELINFLILIWILKRFLYAPIQKTILERKKRVQEQLETAERLHRQATQLQTTYEHRLTDWQQEKATLQNEWHEAMEQWKSEERLRFEKQLHQEKEQIFSHEMQKAAAIIENNAKEAFLLAGKFAEKLLMPFADAHLEEKIIKKTIEELHHIPTEQWQWLHTVPEEETVSIQTAYPIKEHQKQDLLQVIEQLSPKKITVSFTENPKLLAGLTLQMGPMCLQANLRDELKFFIETKNELV, via the coding sequence ATGGAACTCTCTTGGACCACTTTTTCATTAGAACTCATTAATTTTCTTATTCTCATTTGGATTTTGAAACGCTTTCTTTATGCGCCCATACAAAAAACCATATTAGAACGAAAAAAAAGAGTGCAAGAACAATTAGAGACTGCGGAAAGACTGCACAGGCAAGCAACGCAATTGCAAACAACCTATGAACATCGTCTTACCGATTGGCAACAAGAGAAAGCGACCCTACAAAACGAGTGGCATGAGGCAATGGAACAATGGAAATCAGAAGAAAGACTCCGGTTTGAAAAACAATTGCATCAAGAAAAAGAACAGATTTTTTCCCATGAAATGCAAAAAGCCGCAGCCATCATTGAAAACAATGCCAAGGAAGCGTTTCTATTGGCTGGGAAATTTGCTGAAAAATTGTTAATGCCTTTTGCGGATGCCCATCTTGAAGAGAAAATCATCAAAAAAACCATTGAGGAGCTCCATCATATTCCGACAGAACAATGGCAATGGCTCCATACTGTGCCTGAAGAAGAAACCGTTTCAATACAAACGGCCTACCCCATCAAAGAACATCAGAAACAGGATCTCTTGCAAGTTATTGAACAATTGTCACCTAAAAAAATTACAGTCTCTTTTACGGAAAATCCAAAGCTTCTCGCGGGATTAACCCTGCAAATGGGCCCCATGTGCTTGCAAGCCAATCTTCGTGATGAATTAAAATTCTTTATAGAGACAAAAAATGAATTGGTCTAA
- a CDS encoding F0F1 ATP synthase subunit C has translation MNDISWFSLASTVIAAIAIAIGTIGPALAMGRAISHALDALARQPEAEKSITRTLFIGLAMIESLAIYCLVIVLIILFRNPLLSYFVTQQG, from the coding sequence ATGAATGACATAAGTTGGTTTAGTTTAGCGTCAACCGTTATTGCCGCAATAGCCATTGCCATAGGAACTATAGGGCCGGCTCTAGCCATGGGGCGCGCGATTAGTCACGCCTTAGATGCTTTGGCAAGGCAACCTGAAGCCGAAAAATCCATCACCAGAACCTTATTTATTGGTTTGGCCATGATCGAATCGTTAGCCATTTATTGTTTGGTGATTGTTTTGATTATCCTCTTTAGAAATCCATTATTGTCTTATTTTGTAACGCAACAGGGATAA
- a CDS encoding F0F1 ATP synthase subunit A — protein sequence MGEEGFLAHFAFSIGGLPITQSVLTTWFIMISLFIMAWSTTYKCSLLQPSTYQLIWEGVLSTMYDAIKEVLPEHVELIFPFVATLWIFILVSNLIGVIPGFYSPTADLSVTASLAIMTFLSVHWFGIRAEGWREYLKHYIKPTPFLLPFHLISEISRTLALAVRLFGNIMSLQLTALIVLMIAGFLVPIPILILHIIEAIIQAYIFGMLALIYIAGGIQAHELKSQGESL from the coding sequence GTGGGAGAAGAAGGATTCTTAGCGCATTTTGCCTTTTCAATCGGTGGATTACCCATCACACAAAGCGTCTTAACCACGTGGTTCATTATGATCTCCTTATTCATCATGGCATGGAGTACCACTTACAAATGCTCTCTCCTACAGCCAAGCACGTACCAACTCATTTGGGAGGGTGTTTTAAGCACCATGTACGATGCAATAAAAGAAGTATTGCCCGAGCACGTTGAACTGATATTTCCTTTTGTAGCCACCTTGTGGATTTTTATCCTTGTTTCCAATTTAATTGGTGTTATTCCGGGATTTTATTCACCAACAGCGGATTTATCGGTGACGGCATCCCTTGCGATAATGACTTTTTTATCGGTACACTGGTTTGGAATTCGTGCCGAGGGGTGGCGAGAGTATTTGAAACATTATATTAAGCCAACTCCTTTTTTATTGCCTTTTCATTTAATCAGCGAAATCTCTCGAACCTTAGCATTGGCTGTCCGCTTGTTTGGTAATATCATGAGCTTGCAATTAACCGCCCTGATTGTCCTCATGATTGCCGGATTTTTAGTTCCTATTCCAATACTCATTTTACATATTATTGAAGCCATCATCCAAGCGTATATTTTTGGCATGCTGGCCTTAATATACATTGCTGGGGGCATTCAAGCCCATGAGCTTAAAAGCCAAGGAGAATCGTTATGA
- a CDS encoding AtpZ/AtpI family protein, with protein sequence MEFKNSNKELEQQVKRNVRKINEAKKGKSTLLAQTVYLGTLGFVFVLPIIAGAYLGVWLDEKIKGYSISWTINLILLGVIIGAINVYLLIKD encoded by the coding sequence ATGGAATTTAAAAATTCAAACAAGGAACTGGAACAACAAGTGAAACGAAACGTCCGCAAAATCAATGAAGCCAAAAAGGGAAAATCAACGTTATTAGCCCAAACAGTTTACCTGGGCACTTTGGGCTTTGTTTTTGTGTTACCCATCATTGCAGGAGCCTATCTCGGGGTTTGGCTCGATGAGAAAATAAAAGGGTATTCCATCAGTTGGACCATCAATTTAATCCTCCTTGGGGTGATTATTGGTGCCATTAACGTGTATCTTTTAATTAAGGACTAA
- a CDS encoding F0F1 ATP synthase subunit epsilon, producing the protein MELFTIHLKSATQYEKIDKVISFVGEDASGQFGILAHHGRMMTCLKFGLAWFRDENQETEYLALPGAVVYFIDNQLHIATRHYVRHKEYQAIQRVLEEELHWEENNLVRTKESVHRLDEEMLKRLWELNRQNSYGI; encoded by the coding sequence ATGGAGCTTTTTACTATCCATCTTAAGAGTGCCACACAATATGAAAAAATCGATAAGGTCATCAGTTTTGTGGGTGAGGATGCTTCTGGGCAATTTGGGATTTTAGCTCATCATGGCCGAATGATGACGTGCTTAAAATTCGGCTTGGCCTGGTTTCGTGATGAGAATCAAGAGACGGAATACTTAGCATTACCAGGTGCCGTGGTTTATTTCATTGACAATCAATTGCATATCGCGACAAGACATTATGTGCGCCATAAAGAGTACCAAGCCATACAAAGGGTCCTGGAGGAAGAATTACATTGGGAAGAAAACAATCTAGTGCGCACCAAAGAAAGCGTGCATCGTTTGGATGAAGAAATGTTAAAGCGTTTATGGGAATTAAACCGGCAGAACAGCTATGGAATTTAA